GAGCCAGTTACTTAAAGTTCGAAacagaatttcatttccaattggctaggaacaatttttatttgttaCTGAGAAGATTTTGAGTTGTGCTTGTTTTTAGAGAGCAAAAATGGTACTAATTTTGGGGTTTTACCTTTTCTTTGCGTGTGATCTCTTGCTTGTCTTCGTACGTTAGCGCATTTTCCTGAAGAGCAAAGAGCATTTGGTTTTAATTACTACAAACAGATTTTGATAGCAAATCAAGAAACAGTTTTTTGTGTTGGAAATCTACCTAAGAATTATCACAAGAAAGTTAATTTGACACTTAGATGGCACTTAAATCCCAATTAGCATATGCCGCTTAGTGGTAggttcttttttccttccccATTAATTTGCGTCTTTCTCCAAGCCTATACTCTTATACACACGCTGTGTTTTTGAATGGCATTTTTGATAAACAATGTGATCTTATAGCCACCACTGAGTTTTATGGAAATCAATGGTCCTGCTTTCAAGCGTTGTAGCTCCAAAATGGCCAGGTTATTATTAAACTCAAATTCCCAGACCATTGAAATGGATTATTGGTAtcacaaagcaaaatattatTGTTCTCTTTTTATTTAGATACAATATATATTTTCTACTAGCACGCCCGTATAACTCAGTAGTCGTTAATTAGATCGCATGCTGATTTATATTCAGGTCCTGATTAAGTTCGATCCAAATTTCTATCGAAAAGGTCTCCTctaaaaagattatttttgaacgttttaaaGTATATAAGTTTTTATATAAGTTTTTTCTATCTGAGGTAGAAATccattaaacaaaaaaattcaacGTCGTTCCTCGGGGGTTTGCAAGTTGAAAGAAtggcaaaatgtgtttggatatttttttacaaacttgataaggcttttatCCACCATGATTGGATaactttttaatttttgcaTACATTATACAAGTAATAATCATGACAATTTTAGTTATCATGATCATAATTGAGCAAGCATTATCGAAGTAATAATTGTAATAATGAAATATCAACAATGAAGTGGCTTAATATTAGTAGCTGCTTCATGTATGCTCATGAAACTTCTACTTAAAGTGCAACTTaggcattgcattttttaatctttatgtaCTTTTTGTCTGATGTGCCATTAAGTGTGTTTTTGGTGGTATATGTTACATTTTGAAGCGGCAACTACTAGATTAAAATAAAGATGGTTCCAAAGAGGAATCTATCAACATCAAAAACCATACTATActcaaaagttttgagagGACCGCTTAAAGTTACAGTATCTAATCTCATTTTAGTACCGTGTCAAGTAAGGTGATCAGATTAGCCTCAGAATTTAATGGTGGTTTTTTTAAACCTGTTCTGTATCAGAAATGTTCTACAAGTATTTCTTAAAGCTAtacttttgaacttttgagaGTCAAATTGTAAACCATTTCCAAAATACCACAAGGACCAtattttttaagaaatataCAAACTACATTTGCTCCCATAACTGAACGGAGTAGCTTTTAAGTTGTGGTGttacaaaataaaaatcaacaaagaaaGCAACGTTAGTCATGACCTGTGAATAACAAAATGACTGACATCAGCTATATCCCAATGAACCCGCCCCTCTGGTGACTAAAAAAACGCTCCCTTGCTTTGCTGGTGataacttgctcaaaatcagatAGCGTTGAGTTACTCAGACTTCATCTTGAAAACGAGTCGTTTCATGgtaatgacaaatttgattgaacGAACCTGTTTGTTGACTTCCTCTGGTTCGGAATCTTCCTCTGCCGTCGCCTCTCCTTCTTCATCCCCCTCTTCCTGTTCCTCGACTTGTTCCTTTTCCGTGGACTGACAGGGTATGGAGGCAGAGTGAGTTagttctttgatttctttccttccAATAATGGTGCGTTCTTACCTGTCTCAAACCCTTTGTTATTTTCTTAAACCGTCTTATAAGCTTTTGAGTCTTTGTCTGTCGTGAAGACTTTGTAGACTCCTTTTGTTCCTATAAGTATTAGTATTGGTGttaaacaaatttcaagtcGACAAATAACATTGGATTGGTGTTAGACCTGATGTAAGTTAACCAGATCCTGGGAGTTTGTCGCTTCATCCTCCGGACCCGAGGCGTCTTGTTCCTCAGTGCTTTCATAAGTCTCCTCAGTAGACTTATAAAAAGAGAATAAAATGTAAATGAGAAAGTCAACCATTTAGATCCATGGCATTGTCTTACCAGCCCATCTTTGGATCTTTAGCGGATGACCTTCACAACACGTTTGGTCTTTCTTTGGTCATGTCTAGTCTCGATGGCGTTTGAGTCGCCTAAAGTCTTTATTTTGGGATTGAGGTCAAATTTGACCGACTTTTTGAACTTTACCTCCTGCAAAACTCGAGTAGGTAAATGTCCTGACCCTACTGTACCTCCTACATCATAAAATGTCACGGATCCTCTTTGTCCGGTTTTATCTGTTTGCTGTACCTCAGGTGGAACCTCTTCTGGCTCAACTGGCCGAGGTTCTTCAACTTCAGGAGACGGTTCCTTCTGCGGAGCTGGTTCCTCAACCATAGGTTCTTCCTCTGGTTCAACTGCCATGGgctcctcttcgtcctcaGGTTCTTCTGGGGCATCGTCACTAACCTTGGACACTTTCTACATGAATTTTAGGCAAGAAAGCGTAACAAATAATCAACGGACCAGAACCTAGTATTAGATCAATCACACTACcaacctttttcttcttctttttcttcttttctttttcgtccTTTTCTTTGTCAGCATCTTCAATGGGTTCAGAGAGGATAACAGTTGTCATCTTCTCGGGTTCGTCCTCTTGGGGCAAATGTTCAAACTCGTGGTGCTTCAAATCCACTGTTTCTAGTTTGTCTTCGCCCCAAGTTCGCTTCACTTGAGAAGCCTTTCGAAGTTTCATTCCAGCAAAAGGTGGTGCCTCTTCTTCCACGGATTTCTTAGGAGTGCTAGTCTTCTTCTGGGTCACAGAAGACtttttcttgagcttgaaCATCTCCTCTGGAGCCGGGGCTTCTGGTTCTGGTTCAGGAGGAAgttccttcttctccttctttttgatCTCCAATTTGAACGGCTTGGGTTCTTTCTTGGGTTCTGGCGGCGGAGTTGGTTGTTTTTCCTGAATGATGTGAAGGATTTCGGATTAGTTACACTTTCTTGATTGTCTATTGGGGTTATCTAATCAAAACCAGGGCATAGCTTTGTGATGAGTTAGATTTCAAATCACTGATGGTTGGATTTATGTCATTACAATATGATGATTTTTGTACATGTGAATGTGGTGATAATAACAATGGTGGACATGCTTAATCACGTGCCTGGTTAtttgaaaatgggattgtgTAACGGATATTGGGAAAAATCGGACTGACCAACTATAATGGTTTAAGCAATGCCCCAATAATGACAGCTAACATCAACTGTTAACTTATTGCCATTATGGTATGTACAGATGCAAACAAAGGAATtagaatcaaaattgaaagcgTTTACTTAAACATCGAGAAGTTATCTACCTGTTTCTTAGGATCCTGAAACACAAAAGCAAGAGTCGTTAaagcctttttaaaaaaaaatggcttgcAGCGAGAGATAAAATGGAGATGGCCAAAAATATGCCTTTCTCTTAGAAATCAGCATgcaaatttgattattttgaagCTTATGAGATTTGCTACGGCGAACGACAATTTAGAGGTTCAGAGAATGAGACATTTTAGTTTTGACACCATCTGAAAAGCTTAGGAGACACTCACCGGCTTGACAGTGACCTTGCAACTGGTCTCATCTTCGCCCTTAGGGTTTGAAAACACCACTTTGTAAGTTCCCATGTTTTCAATCGTACAACTGAAATTTCGAAGAGTAAATGCAGAATTTGTTCATGGAGCAATTGGAGCATAGATTTCTTACTGGCTGATAAAGAGCTTAGCGTAGGTTccatcaaatgtcaaaaggaCATTGGAGCCCTCTGTCAGTTCCTCGTCATTGAAGAACCACTTGACAGTTCCCTTGGTCTCATCCATCTCCTCGTCCAATCGGCACTGAAGCTCAATGTGctcattttcttgcttgatctaCATTGTTCTAATGATTAAATATGTGCTAATAATCATGTTTTCCTCAAGGAAATGCATACCAAGTTCTTAAGGAAGGAAACAATTTCCGGTTTCACCGtatcatcatcttcctcttctttctttttcttctttttgaccaccttcttcttctttttcttcacctCCGTCGCTTCAGACGAGACCAGAGCGTCGGCTGCTTCACTCTCAGCTGTTTCAACCTTTGCAGCTGGGGCCAAGGCAATGGATTGCTCGGAGACGCTGATTTTCTTCGATTTAGTCGTCTCTCCTTTTTCATTGGTGGCAACGAGCTGGTAGTCGCCCATGTCAGCCGGAGCAGCTCCTTCAATTTCCAATTGAACAACCGCTTCATTGGGATTGGTTTCCGATTGCTTCCTGGTCACGGTGAATTTGACGTCTTCGGTCTTGGACTCGGTTGACGCTACGGTCTCGTTTCCTttcacccatttgagctcGGTATTTTCATCTGCGGCGACGGCAGCTTCAATGATCAcgctcttcttcttggtcttggttTTGGTCTTCTTGACCTTCATTTTAGGTTGTTCCAAGACTTCAGGAGCAAATGTTTCCACATTAAGTGCTAGATTGGCGTTGACTTCCCCGTTGTCATTTTGAACGGCACATTGGTACAATCCACCATCCTCGGGAGAGGGTTTCTGAAATCGTGAAATGCTTTGTTAGCTTTCTGCACTTGGGTTAATACACAGGCCAAAGGTCATtgcaaaatgatgaaatagtTTGCAATGCTTCAGACCCTACTGAGTTCATGCTTTTTCATGCTGTTATAAAAGCTATAAAGAATACCCGTGCTGTGTTAGaatctgaaaatgaatttgcctTAAAGTGCATGCATCAAGCTGTGGATAGGGAGACCATGCATGATTCACTTCATATCACGCCCGTTAAGCTCGTGTATTGTCATGTTGATGTGGTGTTGAAACCAAATAGCAACCTTGGGGACATTTGAATCACGGAAATGCACACGTCTTCTCTTTCTTATGAAAGCACCCTCTGGTGTTTAGAAGCGTCTCTTCAGTGTATTTAAGATGCTTTCATAAGGGATGATTTCGTGCAAAGTGAACCGGGTGTCCCGCGAGGTCAAAGATGCAACTGCGAATTTTTGCTGAGCATGCTCATGCGCATAAGATCTGAACGAGAACACTGACGAAGGACCTTAGCCCATGCTTTCACTGATTTGTTTGAGTTCATGCGACATGCTCTCATGCGTGTGAACAGTATTTGGTCTGTAAATATCTGTTTGCTAACCGTGACTTCTAATCGCGTCTCGTTGTAGCGTTCCGTGATCTCGTGGATCACTGTCATCTTCGCACTTTCTTTGACAGTGGTATTTTTGAAGGAccatttgattttgcatttggaCTCCGATATGTATCGGACCACCATGTGGAACTTCACTCCATCCTCAACCGTGTACACTTGAGGCTTTTCGTACAGACTTGGCCCCTTGGAGGATGCCTTTGGCTTCTCTTTTGGGATCTCTTGGGGTGCATCCAACTCCATTGCTTCACTCGGAACTTCGGTATGATCCTCCTTTGGCGATGTTACATCTTGAGGTTCATCGCCCTGTTCGACTTTTGTGGATACTCTTTTAGCAGTTGGGTCTGGCATAGGGGCATCTTGTGTAGGCTCGTCGTAAGTTTTGCTAAGGGGGCTATCTTCTGGAGTGTCCTCTAGGTTCTCAAGCACGGGCTTTTCCTGTACGGACACCTTCTTTTTTACTACCTTCTTAGTCACAGTTTTCTTCTCTCGAGCCTCTGGTTTATTCTGAGGCGCTTCGGATGTGCCTGGCTTCAAGGCTGTTTTTCCAGAAGGtggttttttattttgagaagGTAATGACGTCGTGatattctcttcttcttttagaCGTTCCTCTTCTTGAgtttcttgttcctcttcttgAGGTTGTTTCTCCTCCGCTTGAGGTTTTTGCTCCTCTTCTTTAGGTTGTTCATCCTCTACTTGTGGTTGTTCATCCTCTACTTGTGGTTGTTCATCCTCTACTTGCGGTTGTTCATCCTCTACCTGGGGTTGTTCATCCTCTACTTGAGGTTGTTCATCCTCTACTTGAGGTTGTTCATCCTGTACTTGAGGTTGTTGCTTCTCTTCTTGAGGttgttcctcctcttcttgaGGTTGTTGCTCCTCTACTTGAGGTTTTTGCTCCTCTTCTTGAGgctcttgttcctctttttgaggttgttgttcctctttttgagGCTGATGCTCCTTTTGTGGCACCTTCTTTTGaggttgtttttcttgttcttccgGCTCAATGATGGacactttcttttttatgaTCTTCTTCTTGATGGGCTCTTTTGCTTCAGGTTTGTCTTGGACTGGTGGCTCAGGTTGTCCAACTTTAGGAGCCAACTCTTCAGCTTTGTCCtccacttttttcttctttactGTGACCTTCTTAGAGATTACCTTAGAAGTAGAGCTTTTTCGTTGAGCCTCAACGACTTGACCCTGTTCTTCTACAAGAATAGGCGTGTCATCTTTTTGAGACTCTTCCATTTTGGCCTCAATAGTCTCATCACTCTCGGTGGATTTTTGTATCTTCTTTTTGGTCACAGTGACTTTCCTTGTCTGATTTGTATTGTCTTCTTTAGTTGAGGGCTCAAATGGTTGAGGCTCTTCTACTATCGGTGTTGGCTCCTCAGTGTGTTCAATTGTTTGATCGTCGGAAGAAATCATGTCCTCAACGCCAGGAGAAAGGGGACTTTCAACCACTTCATCCTCCATTTCGACCACTGGAGTGGGTTGCTCTTCTTCCACGGGAGTTACTGGGGTTTTAATCATCTCCTCTGGAGCCTCATCAATTTCTTCAACTTGTGGTTTGGTAAGGGGTTCCTCATCTCCTTCCATATCTGAGGGTATTTCTGGTTTGGATGAAACTTTCTTTTTCCCTacttttgacttcttttggaGGGTGGAAGTTGCAACTGCTTTTTGAGCTTCGTCCTGTGTCTCCTTAACAGGTGTAGGTTGTTGTTCCGTTGGTTGAGACATGCTAGGTTCCTCGGTTTGGGTCACTTCTACCACAGGCTTTTCTCCTTGCTGATTGGTGACTTTTCGAATGACCTTCTTCTTTGAAACGCCGTCATCAACCACTTCAGTGGTGGTGATTGTCTCGACGCCTTCATTGGTTGAGGCACTCTTGGTGACTTTTGTCACGATGACTGACCCATCTTGCTGCTTTTGCTCCGTTACTTCAGTAACCTCGGGAGGCGATTGGTCAGGAATTTTCGCAGTTGTTTTGGCCTCACTGGATTGGCGAACGTTGcttatctttttcttggtcttgccatctttgattttttcctcAGTCACTTCCGTAGTTTGACCGCTTGTCATGGGTTCGTCCTTGGGAAGTTCCTCCATGACGCTTACCCTTGTTGAGTCATCGCTGAACGTGGAGGTCTTTTTGATGACTGTTCTTTTCGTGATCGTCCCATCCGCACTAATCTCTTGGGTTACAGTAGTGCCTTCCTCTGGTTGTTCGACCACAGTTTTGGATTGAGGCTTTTCATCTGAGCCAACAGAAGTCGCAGACGATTTTTCAACCTTTACTATGCGTTTAGTGATTGTAGTTTTACCATCAGGGCCAACTTCTTTCGTAACAACCTCTTCTTTGTCTGTGGgaaaatcttcttttgaagAAGTGCCTTCCTCTGGGTTGGACTTCTTCGATTTCCTCACTTCCTTctcttggttttcaatttcagtaTTATCCCCACGAATTTGTTCAACCGGTGCTTCAATTGTGTGAATGGGGATTGAGTCGAGATCAGTAACACCATCAGTGACAGTTTCATCATATTCACCAACAGCGTCTTCATCTTGCATCTCCTCgacaatttgaattggaatttgTTTAGATCCTGATGACTCATCTGGAACTTGTtggtcatcctcatcctcatctaATTCAACAACCTCGGATGTTGT
This DNA window, taken from Tigriopus californicus strain San Diego chromosome 9, Tcal_SD_v2.1, whole genome shotgun sequence, encodes the following:
- the LOC131887437 gene encoding titin-like: MESTVVQEVYDDGTPSKTLEETIKPITEPSATPETQPTTQPEVTIVRKTSSSGNSVKVVRKVSRTIKNGQAMESVVFQEVYDDGTPAKTIEETIKPVAQEPEVEEPTEGMEVQPTTEPEVTVERKIFSSGKSMKVIRKVSRTVKDGQVVESTTVDEVYDDGTPTKTTTEESTVEVPQTGVEMSASKSSKTETKVRVKKTIKKSAKGPEEESTDAPVEISEVEEPTKEEGQPSQPVEEPTIEEPEEVVEIKPEEVLEIKPEEVEDIPVEVPSPQEMAPKEQDQETTQPSEVSEPVSEQPRKVSSERKESISVKVEKKSSISRVDDKAEEETTMMETDKEASPMVEEAAPVEQPGKLEVSRGADAPGVKDTKNEQTTSTTKVVKKKVTKTGKNINIVIKSNETNDRAVKQNSPIAPEQVLSPTRITEASDDETPYESVPIVEEPGSSLSPKGSLTTSEVVELDEDEDDQQVPDESSGSKQIPIQIVEEMQDEDAVGEYDETVTDGVTDLDSIPIHTIEAPVEQIRGDNTEIENQEKEVRKSKKSNPEEGTSSKEDFPTDKEEVVTKEVGPDGKTTITKRIVKVEKSSATSVGSDEKPQSKTVVEQPEEGTTVTQEISADGTITKRTVIKKTSTFSDDSTRVSVMEELPKDEPMTSGQTTEVTEEKIKDGKTKKKISNVRQSSEAKTTAKIPDQSPPEVTEVTEQKQQDGSVIVTKVTKSASTNEGVETITTTEVVDDGVSKKKVIRKVTNQQGEKPVVEVTQTEEPSMSQPTEQQPTPVKETQDEAQKAVATSTLQKKSKVGKKKVSSKPEIPSDMEGDEEPLTKPQVEEIDEAPEEMIKTPVTPVEEEQPTPVVEMEDEVVESPLSPGVEDMISSDDQTIEHTEEPTPIVEEPQPFEPSTKEDNTNQTRKVTVTKKKIQKSTESDETIEAKMEESQKDDTPILVEEQGQVVEAQRKSSTSKVISKKVTVKKKKVEDKAEELAPKVGQPEPPVQDKPEAKEPIKKKIIKKKVSIIEPEEQEKQPQKKVPQKEHQPQKEEQQPQKEEQEPQEEEQKPQVEEQQPQEEEEQPQEEKQQPQVQDEQPQVEDEQPQVEDEQPQVEDEQPQVEDEQPQVEDEQPQVEDEQPKEEEQKPQAEEKQPQEEEQETQEEERLKEEENITTSLPSQNKKPPSGKTALKPGTSEAPQNKPEAREKKTVTKKVVKKKVSVQEKPVLENLEDTPEDSPLSKTYDEPTQDAPMPDPTAKRVSTKVEQGDEPQDVTSPKEDHTEVPSEAMELDAPQEIPKEKPKASSKGPSLYEKPQVYTVEDGVKFHMVVRYISESKCKIKWSFKNTTVKESAKMTVIHEITERYNETRLEVTKPSPEDGGLYQCAVQNDNGEVNANLALNVETFAPEVLEQPKMKVKKTKTKTKKKSVIIEAAVAADENTELKWVKGNETVASTESKTEDVKFTVTRKQSETNPNEAVVQLEIEGAAPADMGDYQLVATNEKGETTKSKKISVSEQSIALAPAAKVETAESEAADALVSSEATEVKKKKKKVVKKKKKKEEEDDDTVKPEIVSFLKNLIKQENEHIELQCRLDEEMDETKGTVKWFFNDEELTEGSNVLLTFDGTYAKLFISHCTIENMGTYKVVFSNPKGEDETSCKVTVKPDPKKQEKQPTPPPEPKKEPKPFKLEIKKKEKKELPPEPEPEAPAPEEMFKLKKKSSVTQKKTSTPKKSVEEEAPPFAGMKLRKASQVKRTWGEDKLETVDLKHHEFEHLPQEDEPEKMTTVILSEPIEDADKEKDEKEKKKKKKKKKVSKVSDDAPEEPEDEEEPMAVEPEEEPMVEEPAPQKEPSPEVEEPRPVEPEEVPPEEVKFKKSVKFDLNPKIKTLGDSNAIETRHDQRKTKRVVKVIR